GTTGAACTGGAGAGCGCTCTCGCTCACGCCGACCTCACAGAACTCGCCGGGCATCTTGGCGGCGTGCTGGAAGGCACACGGCGCATGACCCGCATCATCAATTCACTGAAAAAATCCGTGGAGCGTCCGCGTCTCATGCATTACGCCCTGGGGCATGACGTGCTGCGTCTGGAAGACGATTTGCCAAGGGAGGATTAGCATGCGCCTTACGGGCATCTTTCCTTTTCTCACTACGCTTAAAGCATATACGCCCCTCGATTTCAGGGCGGACCTCATGGCCGCCATCACCGTTACGCCCATGGCCGTTCCTCAGGCCATGGCCTACGCCATCATCGCGGGAGTGCATCCACAATACGGCATATACGCCTGCATGCTGCCCGTGGTCCTTGCGGCACTGTGGGGTTCTTCGCGTTTCATGGCCGCCGGGCCCACCAACGCCATCTCCATGGTGATTTTTTCCACCATGGCTACGGTGAGCGTGGGCGGCGTACACATCCTCAACCTGCCCGAAGAAGTGCGCATGACCTATATTTTCGGTCTCGCGCTCTTTTGCGGCCTCATACAGGTGGGCATGGGCCTGGCGCGGCTGGGCGACCTTGCCAACTTCATTTCCCACTCCGTCATGGTGGCCTTTACCACGGGCGCGGCCCTGCTTATCGGCATGGGACAGCTCAAGACGGTTCTTGGCATACCCGGCCCCAAGAAAGCGGGCTTTTTTCACCAGATATTCGACGTGCTGCACGG
The sequence above is drawn from the Desulfovibrio sp. genome and encodes:
- a CDS encoding SulP family inorganic anion transporter — encoded protein: MRLTGIFPFLTTLKAYTPLDFRADLMAAITVTPMAVPQAMAYAIIAGVHPQYGIYACMLPVVLAALWGSSRFMAAGPTNAISMVIFSTMATVSVGGVHILNLPEEVRMTYIFGLALFCGLIQVGMGLARLGDLANFISHSVMVAFTTGAALLIGMGQLKTVLGIPGPKKAGFFHQIFDVLHGLPQANFWCVGLAALTIVLAISFKRVSRRFPASLAALAVVTAIAWYFKVDQYGVRLVG